The genomic DNA CGTGACGTGGCACTGTGGCGACGGACAGGCGCGATTACAAACCTGTAGTCGATCCGTAAAACGGCCCAAAACtgtgggacgaaggaacttacagttagttttAATGTAGTTTTCTCCATGATGAGGGTGGAGAGAGTCTTTAGATCACTTTAGCAAGATTCCCAACAGGAAAAGTCAGCAAGATCATGTCAACAGGGACCTGTCTCCAAGTGATAATGGAGAAATTAGATTGTTCAGTTGTGATATTTGGGGAAGCAGATGTCAACCTACTACAGAATTTCTGAACAAGCGGGCTGAGAGAGCCTGGTATTTGACCCAAGCTTCTACATCCTATTACTGTAGGTGAAACTTGTACTTATTGGCTCGAAAAGGCGAAGAGTACTTCACATTCTTTGTACAGTCATCTTGGCATTGGTTTGCATAGTGAAGGAGTCCCGAATGCAGTCAATTACCCCCTTGTAGACAGGGTGGGGCTCGCTATCAAGTACTCGAGTTTTTTGGGTTTGTGCTGATTCTACGAAAACACAATTAAGAGTTAACCTAGTACCCTTATTTGCGGTGAGTTTCACATCTTATTTGCGGATATTTGtggtgttttggtccaaaacaccgcattTCAGGAGGCCTGGTCACAACGAAGAAAGATTTAGGATATGACGgacgaaacatgaattcGTGTACATTGCCAATCTCACCGTTCCCGTCGAAAAAAAATGCTAATAAGTAACAAATACAATATAATATTTACGGTCAAAAGCCTTGTGATTGGATTGGGCATAATGGCATTCAGCTACTTAACAGCAAGATTTATTGTTTCATAGaacgtgactgtgaactatTAACGCAAAgttgttttgttgtgttATTTCCAACCCGACACATGACCAAAACATTGGTATCCATTCTTCTTTCATGCATATAGGCCATATCACTATCGAGTATTCGAACAAAACAATagcattttgtttcgtttcCGCAACTAAAAGTCGAAGTAGCGCAACGAGCCATTGCTCAAGGATGATTGTTAGATTGAGAAGTGGTCGATCTGTCGGAAACGTGCAGATTCTGTCTGTGATAGCAATTGCCTTCCTGTCCTTTTCACAAATGTATGTGAGCATAAACGACGCAGCATTTTTTCCAGAAACGTTTGTCGGTAGGGAGTCAACAGTGTTGAAGACCCCCATTGGGATAGATGAAATCGAGCGCGCTACTAGAAGGTTTTTCGAGAATTCGACGGAGCGCACTGCACTGGAACCTGCTCCTAGACCTTCAATCGAAGACCTCGCTGACGGACCAAAAGTCACGGGTGATGTTGCGTGGCTCCTTCAGTTTGCTTTGTTGGGATTCCCCAAATGCGGCACATCCTTCATGATGCGCTATCTCGGCCAGCACGACGAAATAGCCATGCTGAGAGATAAGGAACACTGCGAACTGACAACGGGTACTAAAGACTCTGTCCTTGTCAAGGCCCTATTAGACGGACTCCCCATTGGTAACTACGCGCGCGGGCTGAAGTGTCCGAAACATCTAGAAAGACCTTTGGCCATGGATCGCCTCTTCCGGTATTTTCCGAATGTAAGAGTAATTGTTGGGGTCCGGCACCCCGTCCTTTGGTACGTACCTTTGATAGCACATGACGGAATCCTTACCAGAAACGACTCTATACTAATATCTTCGTTTGACAAAAATGGCACAGGTTTGAATCATTCTACAACTGTAAGTATTCATGCGCTTCATTCTTCTTTCGGCACTGTCTTTTATAGATGTCTTCTCACACAAGTAATCTGCTTCTAGATCGCCATTTGGAGGGGCATCATCTACTACCAGCACAGGAATTGATAGGGAATTGTTGGAATCTCGGTCCCACTGAAAAGGTGCGTTCCGTCTGTACCGAACGAGCCAAGTTTCACAATCATTTAGCTCGCTTGGGAAAGACGAGCATGCAGAGTGCGGAGGAGCGACAGCACTTCTCGGCCGACGTGCAAAATGTATCGTATGCCCATGGTTTCTCCAGTACCAAAGTGTTTCTGTACGACATGGCACAGCTCGAGGACAAAAACCAGGACCGTTCCGATATCCTTTTAGAAGACTTGCGGAGTTTCCTGCGCGTTACAAAGCCCTTTCCGCCAATGGTGGAGGAGCCAAAAGCAGTATCCAACGCAACACGCATTGATATTTGTGACGTCGAGTACGACCATTTACGCGAGGTGCTTTTGGATACCGGCGTGAAGGCATCGAGATGGATCCGTCGTTTTTTTGTCCATGCCGAGGGTGTGACGGTGTCGTCACCCGACTTTCTGGATCAGTTATTGGCCAAGTGGGAAGAAGATCCTTGCGAAGAGCGCCGGGCCAAGAGCAACGCCTCTCTGTCGCGACCGGATCGCACTACCTAAACTGCATGACTCTGAAGTGGTAGTGTTGATCATTTTTCCTGAGTGGCGCAGTGTAGATAAAGAAGCGAGGAACAGAATCTTCGTTAACctttggaaacgaaagacaTGAATGAATTCATATGTGACGGTTGCATTTTCATGCTTTGCTACACTTAGGGTTTAGATCATAGTTTGTATGTGAATTCGTGGGTAATGTGTTGGTAACATACAGATACCTTACAAGTCGTTTATGTTTTGACTGGCGAGGTCTGTCCGAAGTACGGCACCTGACCGACAGTAACCGCCATTTCAATTCACCAAGTAGGAAAGGCAGACAGACCCATCCATCTTCCATTCAATCCTCGAGACGCACTTTCGTGACTCCTGGTCGAGATTCTcgttgttgactgtgaaggttGGATGCGGACTCAACAGTCAAGGAGCTGGACCGGACCCTATCTCACTAATCGCCGACTCGCATTCCGTAGTAACATTTGTATTGTGTGCGATTTCGCTCACAGTACAAACAGTCATGCCGTTCATGGTATCTCCTGGCACTGTGCTTTTGCTGTTGGGTGTTCTGAGTCGAAATGTCTCCCTAGCGTCGTTGGATCCGAGCCACTTTCAATCCTACTCCTTCCATGTTGCGCAAGAATCTCCAGCAACGGAGACGCCGACGGACAGCACCGATTCGGATGAGACTGTTCGGAAACAGCAGACTCCGTCGCTGGCTAGACACCAGATTAATGATGGAGAGGATGACAGCCGGCAACCAAATGTAGTGGCAAGCTCTTTACTCATGTACGAAAAAGGTTGCGTCGTGTCGTCTAGTGAAGTGTACCCAGGGTCTACGCCATTGGACACTGCTGACGATACGGAAACCAGTTTGCACAAACAGGCCTACACGGAAATTTGGAGTCTGGAGGATGAAGAATTGTGGAGAGAGtatgaagacgatgaagatgaagatgatgacaacgacgatggacATTCTTCGATGCTTTCCAACGCGTCAGTCAAACGCACACGTACACGTGCACGTATATCCACCAATAGAGGGACGAGAGAAGCGCTCGCATCGTCTACCAACACACATCTGCCGTCTCCTGTGACCTCTGCTACGCTCTCCGCCCTCCGAGGAGGCAGTAAGGGCACAGTCTCCGGCATCTTGGGATCGGAAGTCGTCAAACGACTTTACGTCACCGCTCTCGTTACACTCGTGTTTGAGGCATTGGTGGGGCACATTCTGgaatttttcaaaattgtcatGCAGACCCGAGACGACGGTTCTTCTTACGGCACGGTTGTCCGAGAAATTACGCTCGAAAAGGGTATTCTGGGACTCTGGGACGGCTTTGTCCCCTGGGGCGTCGTACAGGCCGTGGGCAAGGGTGCCGTGTTTGGACTCGCgcacgccgccgccaaagaTTTACTCGTACCGCTCGCACAAGACGGTATGCTCCCCATGGCGGCCGCCCTCACATTGGCTGGCGGCATTGGAGGTGGATTTCAAGGCTACGTGCTCTCGCCGACGCTACTATTGAAGACCAGGGTCATGACGAATCCAGTGTTCCGTGAACCCATGAGTCTGTGGCGCACAGTCTATCTCAGTATGCGCATTGGATTTGACGTCGTCCAAACCGAGGGGTTTTGGACTCTCATGAAAGGGGCCAACGTGTTTGCGACCAAGCGAGTGTTTGACTGGGCGAGTCGCTACTTCTTTGCCGATTGGCTAGAGCAGGTTTTTATTCAACTCAAGAACGGACAGCCTTTGACGATCGCGGAAAAGAGTGCGGCTTCACTTTTGGGTGGCGTAGCGTCAACGTGTGTCACTCTCCCTTTGGACGTTCTCGTGGCAAAGACACAGGACGCCAAAAAAGCCGGCGTCAAGGTGTCGGCTTGGACACTTTTTCGAGACGAACTCAGAGAGAAGGGCCTAAGTGGACTCAAGGACTCGTACATGCGCGGATTCGAGGCCCGGCTGCTCCACGTTTGCTTGACAACACTTGGTACGTACTCATGGTGGAATGTTTCTTGGAAGGATGATTTGTCGCGTCTGTTTGCCATTGCAATGAACAAAATCTCAAACCTGGGTATATCAATTGCTTCGTTGGTTGTATAGTCATCAAAACAGGCACGCCCGTGGCCTACGAAGCTTTATACGGCAAGCAAAGTTAATTGATTTATGCTACGATGTCTCttgatgttgttgctatTGCCCTTTAAAATACGCTGCTCTTCTCTGCTAACAGTGATCGCTTGCGCGGCGGAATAACACTCGCCGGGAGCTCGGAGGGAATGGGTCGACCTTTTTGCAGAACAGCATCACACAAAAACATGGCCACAACGTATTCGTCATGGTCAAAGAGACCGTCCTTATCGATGTCGCTAAGGTTCCAGATTTGGCGAAGTTGGTCCTTTTCGAGCCCCGTTTTGACCAGCACATCACGTGCCTTGGCCGTCGAGAGATAGCCACCATCTGGTCCCAAGGCTTCAAAGCTTGGCAGGAGACGATCTGCTGAATCCTGCAGTGCCCTGTACAACAGAGTAAAGATATTGCATGTTAACACGCTAGACCTGGAGATACGCAAAACGCGTACCGTTTCTTGGTTGTGACACGTACCAGTAATCTTCGTTCTCCTCATCGTAGCCAAAAGGATTGCTTTCGTGAgccgtttcttttttgcCGAATTTATTATTGGCGACCGGGACCGGAACCTTGGCGATGCCACCAGCAGCTCCCATTTTGGATCGGATAATGTCGGGAGAGTCCTTTTCACTGGGCAATTCTTCCATGAGTTTGGGAATATCCTCATTCAGGACCCGGTCCAGATCAGCAATTTGTTTTTCCGACAAGGTATTAAACTCGGCAAACTTGGTTTCGTGCAGTTTGTTAGAAAAGCTGGCAATTTCGGGAAAGTCGCCGGGGGCCAAGTCGTACTTTTTCATAATCGTACGAAACACCGTCGGTAAGTCGCTGTGGATGAAACGTAAGGAGAAAATGGTGAGAACGTGTGTGCGTGACCGAAACGACGCCTCCTGGAAAAGATGAACCAACATTACGCAGCAGCCACATATTTAGAGTCACGCATCACCCACAAAACGTACGCAATgagtttcttttgtttcttttccttgCCCATGAGTGCAGGCATTTGTGATTTCAAGTAGCCAATAATGTAGGCCAAGGTCTTGACCTTGCGAATGCGTTTGACGAGTTCATTGATTTTTCGTACGGCTGATTGCCGTGGAAGGACGGCCAAATCCTTCATGAGATCCTTTTCCTCCATTTCGAACAAGTCGGCGTTGTCCATGTGCTGCAGCGGTTGCTGCCAAAAGCTGCCGACGTAAACTCGGGCTACTTCTGGACTGGTCATAGTTTTACCGAGCGACCAAAGTAGCGCACCGTAAACTCGCATCAATTGTTGCCGATCAATCTGATCAGCCTTGTTGAGAATGCATCGAATTTTGTCTTCATGCCCCTTAAGGACATCGATTGCGCCCTTGAGTTCATCCGAGATATCAAGTTTGTGTGCGTCAAAGAGCAGAATAATCAAATCCGCCTTTTCGGCAAACCAGGATACGACTTTCGTGAAATCGTACCCACGGTTGGTGCGTTGCTTTTCTCCCGAAAGGATACCCGGGGTATCGATGAGTGTGATGGATTTCAAAACACTACTTGGTAATTGACTGCCTTCGAGGCGACTCAGAAAACTGACTCCAAAGCGCTCGAGACCCCGAAAGGGTAGATCAGGATGCACCGAGAGAGCATTTCCCGGAATAGTGCGTTCTTCCGGGCCGTTCAGCAATACGGTGAATCGATCGGTAGTAGGCTCGGGACCGATCCGTTGACCAGGAAAGTCTCTACCGAGTAGGTAACGAATGAAGGAAGTCTTTCCTACACTGTATTGTCCAACCAGAAGCACTTGAGGCTTGGCTGTGTTATCACGAGAGAGTGCAAGAGTGTGTGAGGTCCTTTGCCAACACTAAAAGCATTTggcaaaagcaaaagaacCTCAAACTTCGTTTGGAGTACGCACCATCAAACTCGACGTCACTCAAAAGTGGACTTTCAAAGAAATAATCGTAGCGATACTTCTTTTCGACGGGATAGACAGAATTTTTGTACAGCTTCTTGAGACGAGCAGCGACAATGGCCGTCCGATCCGCGGTCTGATCGATCGTTTTTCCGCTTTTCGGTGATTGCGCCGCTTCTTTCGACATGGGAATAGCAACGTCGATCTGAAAAGCGCTCGGGTGCGGCAATCGGCTGTCGAAGCGCTGTGGGAATACGCAATctcacgacgacgaagacgatctTGTCCGGATGACAGGATCACGACGACGTGCACGCGGGAAAGACTCCGTGCCAGGATTcttttttgtgtgtgtgtgtatgcCGGTATCCCTTGGATCGATCGATTTGGCGATGCGATGGGCTGTTCCCGTGCTCGGTTCCATCCATTTTTCGGCGGGAGAGCTTAGTTTTCGGagtttgttgtcgttcgtGACACGAGCGAGAAATACGTTTGCCCGtgagtcacagtcaatcgacGACGTCAGAGCCGTGAAAGTTTTCGAAGAACGACTGCGGAATCGAACCTCGTTTACAGGGGCGAAAGCATAATCCGTGCGAGCCCTACGACGGATCGATCGCAGGCAACACTACGGACTGTTACACGTACCAAAATTAACTAACTACTTACCTACGTAACTAACAAACAGTAACAACTACCGAACTATACAATGTACGGCGAGTCGATAGATGAAAAATGGCTGTTCCTTATACCACTGAAGTATTGGTACTATTGGAGGGGTTGACTGACGCTGCCGCGGTTTCTTCGAGATCCAAATTACAGAGTGGACACTTCACGTGATTGGAGGTCCAGGAATCGATGCACTCTTCGTGATACAAGTGTCCACAGGGCAATTGCacaatttcttctccatcTTCGTATTCACCCAAGCAAATGGAACAGTGCGGCCCATCCTCTACCATCGAGCCTACTTCTTTTTGTGAGACACTCCCGTAGCCGTCCTTCTTGAAAATCTTTGGAATTCCGTGATCACCCGCACTACTGTGGTTATGGTTGTGGGTAACGTCTTGATAGACAAAGCGTTTCCAGGTGGCTCTGGCTTCCTCACTGACACCAGGCGACGCGTTTGCACCCTCGGAATTGCCGTATCCTCCTTCCATGGCTTGCCGCTGGGATTCCATAATCGCTAGTGCCAATTGGGCTTGAAAACTGAGCATCCGCAAATCGTGCCGGGGTGCCGAGGTGTTGTTCCCGTTTTCGTCCGATCGGTCCAAGTAATTGGCAATCCGGCgatccaattcttcttcccgTTCTTGCATGTGCCGAATCCAACGAGCGGTCCAGGACGTGCCGACCAAACACAACAACATGAGACCGTAGTCTTCCTCCAAAAAAGCTTCCATCCAGAGTTTGAACAGGACAAAGACGGCGAGGAAACTGCACGCGTGTGCCCGCCGACGCGTGAGTTCacgttcttcttccagttCGGCTAGTGTCAGAGTGGATCGTTGGGGCGCCAAGAGACCATCAACGGTTGCGGCTACATCGAATCGTGTGTCGCCGAGTTCGGGATCCCGTTCGTCGacactgtcgtcgtccgggTCCGCGTCGTTGTCGACACCAGACGCGACCGACAATTGGGAAGACGGCTCAGATGCTGGTGTCGGTGTGGATAGAGGGTGAGTCAACGAGTCGTTGGCGTTCGCAACGTCGGCGGTGAGCGTGGGAGTGACCGAGTGTGGTGTGCTAGCGTCGTCTGGTTCCACACGAGCACTTTCGTATCGTGCGCGGTGTCGATCCAGCGAAAAGACGTTGCTCCATCGAGACGGCACGTTACTGCCATTGGCAGTTGTCGCTGTTGATGTCATGACACGTAGCAAGTATTGCTATGTTCGTGTAGTAGTTGTGAAGGGGAACAACCGGAAGGTCAGCGAACGCGTTCGGAAGTTACTGTAAGTTACCCAGGCACCTTCCCAGTATACGTGACGGTGACGCTGACACCGCGTAGGAAAGCCGTACCAAAAATCCTACCCGCCGG from Phaeodactylum tricornutum CCAP 1055/1 chromosome 22, whole genome shotgun sequence includes the following:
- a CDS encoding predicted protein — translated: MPFMVSPGTVLLLLGVLSRNVSLASLDPSHFQSYSFHVAQESPATETPTDSTDSDETVRKQQTPSLARHQINDGEDDSRQPNVVASSLLMYEKGCVVSSSEVYPGSTPLDTADDTETSLHKQAYTEIWSLEDEELWREYEDDEDEDDDNDDGHSSMLSNASVKRTRTRARISTNRGTREALASSTNTHLPSPVTSATLSALRGGSKGTVSGILGSEVVKRLYVTALVTLVFEALVGHILEFFKIVMQTRDDGSSYGTVVREITLEKGILGLWDGFVPWGVVQAVGKGAVFGLAHAAAKDLLVPLAQDGMLPMAAALTLAGGIGGGFQGYVLSPTLLLKTRVMTNPVFREPMSLWRTVYLSMRIGFDVVQTEGFWTLMKGANVFATKRVFDWASRYFFADWLEQVFIQLKNGQPLTIAEKSAASLLGGVASTCVTLPLDVLVAKTQDAKKAGVKVSAWTLFRDELREKGLSGLKDSYMRGFEARLLHVCLTTLGTYSWWNVSWKDDLSRLFAIAMNKISNLGISIASLVV
- a CDS encoding predicted protein, which produces MSKEAAQSPKSGKTIDQTADRTAIVAARLKKLYKNSVYPVEKKYRYDYFFESPLLSDVEFDAKPQVLLVGQYSVGKTSFIRYLLGRDFPGQRIGPEPTTDRFTVLLNGPEERTIPGNALSVHPDLPFRGLERFGVSFLSRLEGSQLPSSVLKSITLIDTPGILSGEKQRTNRGYDFTKVVSWFAEKADLIILLFDAHKLDISDELKGAIDVLKGHEDKIRCILNKADQIDRQQLMRVYGALLWSLGKTMTSPEVARVYVGSFWQQPLQHMDNADLFEMEEKDLMKDLAVLPRQSAVRKINELVKRIRKVKTLAYIIGYLKSQMPALMGKEKKQKKLIADLPTVFRTIMKKYDLAPGDFPEIASFSNKLHETKFAEFNTLSEKQIADLDRVLNEDIPKLMEELPSEKDSPDIIRSKMGAAGGIAKVPVPVANNKFGKKETAHESNPFGYDEENEDYWALQDSADRLLPSFEALGPDGGYLSTAKARDVLVKTGLEKDQLRQIWNLSDIDKDGLFDHDEYVVAMFLCDAVLQKGRPIPSELPASVIPPRKRSLLAEKSSVF
- a CDS encoding predicted protein; protein product: MHIGHITIEYSNKTIAFCFVSATKSRSSATSHCSRMIVRLRSGRSVGNVQILSVIAIAFLSFSQMYVSINDAAFFPETFVGRESTVLKTPIGIDEIERATRRFFENSTERTALEPAPRPSIEDLADGPKVTGDVAWLLQFALLGFPKCGTSFMMRYLGQHDEIAMLRDKEHCELTTGTKDSVLVKALLDGLPIGNYARGLKCPKHLERPLAMDRLFRYFPNVRVIVGVRHPVLWFESFYNYRHLEGHHLLPAQELIGNCWNLGPTEKVRSVCTERAKFHNHLARLGKTSMQSAEERQHFSADVQNVSYAHGFSSTKVFLYDMAQLEDKNQDRSDILLEDLRSFLRVTKPFPPMVEEPKAVSNATRIDICDVEYDHLREVLLDTGVKASRWIRRFFVHAEGVTVSSPDFLDQLLAKWEEDPCEERRAKSNASLSRPDRTT